In Serinicoccus marinus DSM 15273, the genomic stretch GACGCCGTCCGTGCGGAGAAGGAGAAGGTCCTGGCCGCGGTGAGCCTCCCCGAGGACCTCGACGCGGCGACCGCCCGCGGACGCTACGGCGCCGGGTGGCAGGGTACCGAGAAGGTGCAGGGCTACCTCGACGAGGACGGCGTCAAGGAGGACAACCACACCGAGACGTATGCCGCTCTCAAGGTGGACGTGCGCACCCGCCGCTGGGCGGGGGTGCCGTTCTACCTGCGCACCGGCAAGCGGCTCGGCAAGCGGGTGACCGAGATCGCGGTCGTCTTCCGGCGGGCGCCGCACCTTCCCTTCAGCTCCACCGCCACCGAGGAGCTGGGCGCCAACGCCATCGTCATCCGGGTCCAGCCGGACGAGGGGATGACGATGCGCTTCGGGTCCAAGGTGCCGGGCAGCCAGATGGAGGTCCGCGACGTGTCGATGGACTTCGGCTACGGCTCCTCGTTCACCGAGTCCAGCCCGGAGGCCTACGAGCGGCTCATCCTCGACGTGCTCCTGGGTGAGCCGCCGCTCTTCCCCCGGCACGAGGAGGTCGAGCAGTCCTGGCGCATCCTCGACCCCGTCATCGACCACTGGGCCGCGAGGGACGAGGCACCGGAGGACTATCCCGCCGGGACCTGGGGCCCGGCAGGTTCGGACGAGATGATGCGCCGCGACGGCCGCGAGTGGAGGCTCCCATGATCCTGGACCTGCCCAGCTCCAGCGCGGCGGACGTCGCCAAGAACCTCGTCCGGCTGCGCAACCAGGTCGGGGCCATGGCGATGGGCCGGGTGCTGACCCTGCTGGTCGTCGTCGACGAGGAGCTCGCGGAGGAGGCCGTGGACGTCGCGAGCGAGGCCACCCGGCAGCACCCGGCCCGCATCCTCGTGGTCGTGAGCGCCAACGCGCGCGGCCGCGGGCGGCTGGACGCCCAGATCCGGGTCGGCGGCGACGCCGGTGCCTCCGAGATCGTGGTGCTCCGTCTCTACGGCGACCTGACCCGCCACGGCAGCTCGGTGGTCACACCGCTGCTGCTCCCCGACTCCCCCGTCGTGGCGTGGTGGCCCGGGGACGCCCCGGCCGACGTGGCCGGCGACCCGCTGGGGCAGATGGCGCACCGCCGCATCACCGACGCGGCGGCTGCCGGGTCGGCCACCGGCACCCAGCTGCGGCGCCGGACCAAGCACTACCGACCCGGTGACACCGACCTCACCTGGACGAGGATCACCCGGTGGCGGGCCCTGCTCGCGGCCTCCCTGGAGAGCGAGCCGTTCGAGCCGGTGCAGCGCGCCGTGGTGGCAGGCGAGCCCGACTGCCCGAGCTGTGACCTGCTGGCCGGGTGGCTCGCGTCGTCGCTGCGCTGCTCGGTCGAACGGGTCCGCACCCCCGTCGGGTCGGGCGTGCAGAGCGTCCGGCTGGAGCGCACCGCCGGGCCGGTGGACCTCGTGCGGCTGGACGACTCGGGCGACACGGCCACCTTGTCGATGGTCGGGAGCCAGCCACGCCTCGTGGCCCTGCACACGCCCAGCGTGCCGGGAGCGCTCACGGCCGAGCTGCGGCGGCTGGACGCCGACGAGGTGTATGCCCGTTCCCTGTGCGACGGTCTGCCGCGGGTCCGGCGGGGCGGAACCCGCTCGGCGGCTGCCCGGGCGGGCGACTCCCCCGCTGGTCCTGCGCGGGTCGACCGCAGCGGGTCGGCGCGGCTGGGCAGCCGGTCGCTGCAGAAGGCTGATGAGCCGGCGGACGGCGCGGACTCGGCCGCCGTGGAGGAGGCCGTCCAGGAGGGGCTGGCCGAGACCGAGGAGACCGGCTCGGGCTGAGGCCGAGGTGCGGGTCGGTGGCGGCTCAGCGGCCGCCGCCCACCCCGCGCTCCCGCATGCGGGTGAGGGCCTCGTCGAGCAGCGCCGCGCCGTCGGAGTCGCTGCGGCGCTCCTTCACGTAGGCCATGTGGGTCTTGTAGGGCTCGATCCGTGGCGCCTCGGGCGGGGTGGCTCGGTCCTGGCCGGCAGGAAGCCCGCACCGGGGGCAGTCCCACACGTCCGGCACCTCCACCTCCCCGTCCTGCGCGAAGCTCGGCCGGGTCTCGTGGCCGTTGGCGCACCAGAAGCTGACCCTGACCCGTGGCGCGGCGTCCCCGCGCTCGCTCTCCCCCATGGGGCCGGACCCCACGCGCGAGCCGCGGATGGCGTTCGTGTTGACCATGGCTGCCTCGTCCTTCAGAGCCGACCGGGTGCGGACGAGCACCACCCTACCCCCGACGCGCGACCTTCCTCCCCCGCAGGGGGGAGCTCAGCTGAACCGGACGAGCACGCCGAGGCCGACGATGACCGACACCCACACCAGGGCCATCGCCACGGTGATGCGGTTCAGGTTGCGCTCGGCGACCGAGCTCCCGCCCAGGCTGCTGCTCATGCCACCGCCGAACATGTCGGACATGCCACCACCGCGGCCCTTGTGCATGAGGATGAGCAGCACCAGGAAGCAGCTGGTGACCACCAGCAGGGCGTCCAGGAACCAGCGGACGAACTCCACGTGGGCACACCTTGTCGTCGAACGGTCGGAAGTCTGGTGCTCCGCGAGACGGCTCGCGGAGCACCAGACAGCCTAACCGACGCAGCGGTGCCCCGCCGACACTCGGATGCCGCTCAGCCGCCCGCGCCGGCGTGCTGCTGGTAGCGGCAGATGGACGCGAAGTCGTCCACCGACAGCGACGCACCGCCCACGAGGGCGCCGTCGATGTCGGGGCGCGCCATGATCTCGGCGACGTTGCCCGGCTTGACCGATCCGCCGTAGAGCACCCGCACACCGTCGGCCACCGACCGGCCGACCAGCTCGGCCACGGTCTCCCGGACCGCCGCGCAGACCTCCTGCGCGTCGTCCGGGGTGGCCACCTCACCGGTGCCGATGGCCCACACCGGCTCGTAGGCCACGACCGTGCGGGAGACCTGCTCGGCGTCGAGGTCGGCGAGGGCGGCCCGCAGCTGACCCACCACGTGCTCGACATGGGTGCCGGCCTGCCGCACCTCCAGCGCCTCGCCGACGCACAGGATCGGCGTCAGACCGTGGCGCAGGGCGGCCCGCACCTTGGACCCGACGAGCTCGTCGGACTCGGCGTGGCCCTCGCGCCGCTCGCTGTGCCCCACGACGACGTAGGTGCAGCCCAGCTTGGCGAGGAAGGCGCCGGAGATGTCCCCGGTGTACGCGCCCTCGTCGTGCGGGCTCAGGTCCTGGCCGCCGTAGCCCAGCGCGAGCTGGTCCCCCTGTACCAGGGTCTGCACCGAGCGCAGGTCGGTGAACGGCGGGAGCACCACGACCTCGACGGCGGCGTGGTCGTGCCGGCCGTCGCGCAGGGTCCAGTCCAGCTTCTGCACGTGGTGGGTGGCCTGGAGGTGGTCCAGGTTCATCTTCCAGTTGCCCGCCATCAGCGGGGTGCGTGCGCTCATCTCAGTCCTCCAGCACCGACAGTCCGGGAAGGTCCTTGCCCTCGAGGTACTCCAGGCTCGCCCCACCGCCGGTGGAGATGTGTCCGAAGTCGTCCTCGGTGTGCCCGAAGTCCCGGACGGCGGCGGCGGAGTCCCCTCCGCCGACCACCGTCAGGGCACCGGCGGAGGTCCGGTCGACCAGGGCCTGCGCCACCGCCTTCGTGCCCGAGGCGAAGGGCGCCATCTCGAAGGCGCCCATCGGGCCGTTCCAGAAGATGGTCTGCGCGTCGGCCAGCCGGCCCACGAAGAGCTCCTCGGAGTCCGGGCCGATGTCCAGCCCCATCCGGTCGGCCGGCATCGCGTCCGCCGGCACCACCTCGTGGGCGGCGTCGGCCGAGAAGCTGTCGGCGACGACCACGTCGGTCGGCAGGACGATCTCGACGCCCCGCTCGGCCGCGGTCTCCAGGTAGCCCTTGACCGTCTCGACCTGGTCCTCCTCCAGCAGGCTGGTCCCGACCTCGTGCCCCTGGGCCTTGAGGAAGGTGAAGACCATGCCGCCACCGATGAGCAGCCGGTCAGCGACCGCGATGAGCGACTCGATGACGCCGAGCTTGTCGCTGACCTTGGCGCCGCCGAGGATCACCGCATACGGGCGGCGCGGGTCCTCACGGAGGGTGCGCATGACCTCGACCTCGGAGACGACGAGCCCGCCGGCGGCGTGTGGCAGCAGCCGCGGCACGTCGTAGACCGAGGCCTGGGCCCGGTGGACCACGCCGAAGCCGTCCGACACGAAGCCGTCGGCCAGGCCGGCCAGCGCCTGGGCGAAGTCGGCCCGTTCCTCGTCCGTCTTGGCGGTCTCACCGGGGTTGAACCGGAGGTTCTCCAGGACCAGGACGTCGCCGTCCCCCAGGGCCTCCACTGCGGCGGTGGCGCGGTCCCCGACCGTCTCCTCGACGAAGGACACGGTGATGTCGTCGTCGAGGAGCTCGTCGAGGCGGGTCGCCACCGGGGCCAGGGAGTACTTCGCCTCGGGCGCACCCTTGGGGCGGCCGAGGTGGGCGCAGACCACGACCCGGGCGCCCTCGCGGGCCAGCCGCTCGATCGTGGGCACCGAGGCGCGCACCCGCCCGTCGTCGGTGATCTCCTGACCGTCGAGCGGCACGTTGAGGTCGCTGCGCACCAGCACGGTGCGACCCGCCAGCCCGCCGAGGTCGTCGCTGAGCTGATCGATCGTGCGCATCAGAGCGAGCTGCCCACCAGCGCAACGAGGTCCACGAGGCGGTTGGAGTAGCCCCACTCGTTGTCGTACCACCCGACGACCTTGACCTGGTCCCCGATGACCTTGGTCAGGCCGGAGTCGAAGATGCAGGACGCGGGATCGGTCTCGATGTCCTTGGAGACGATCGGGTCCTCGGTGTAGGTGAGGATGCCCTTGAGCTCGCCGTCGGCCGCCTTCTTCAGCGCGGCGTTGACCTCCTCGACCGTGACCTCGCGGGAGGCCTGGAAGGTGAGGTCGGTGGCCGAGCCGGTCGGGACCGGGACGCGCAGGGCATACCCGTCGAACTTGCCCTTGAGCTCGGGCAGGACGAGCGCGACCGCCTGGGCGGCACCGGTCTTGGTCGGGACGATGTTGAGCGCGGCGGCCCGGGCGCGGCGCAGGTCCTTGTGCGGCCCGTCCTGCAGGTTCTGGTCCGCGGTGTAAGCGTGGATGGTGGTCATCAGGCCCTTGACGATGCCGAACTCGTCGTTGAGCACCTTGGCCATCGGCGCGAGGCAGTTCGTGGTGCAGGAGGCGTTGGAGATGATGTCGTGGCTCGCGGGGTCGTAGTCCTTCTCGTTGACGCCCATCACGATGGTGATGTCCTCGTTCTTGGCGGGCGCGGAGATGATGACCTTCTTGGCGCCGGCGTCCAGGTGCGCCTTGGCCGTGGTGGCGTCGGTGAAGATGCCGGTGGACTCGACCACGACGTCGGCGCCCAGGTCGCCCCAGGGCAGGGCGGCCGGGTCCTTCTCCGCGAAGGCCTTGAACGCCTTGCCGTCGACGCTGATCTCGTCCTCGGAGCTGGTCACCTCGACGTCCAGGCGGCCCAGGATGGAGTCGTACTTGAGTAGGTGGGCCAGGGTCGCGTTGTCGGTCAGGTCGTTGACGCCGACGATCTCGACGTCCGCCCTGGAGGCCAGCACGGCCCGCATGAAGTTGCGGCCGATGCGTCCGAAGCCGTTGATTCCTACGCGAACGGTCATGGAAACCCTTCCTCGATGCTGGTGGTTCGCGGCCCGCCGGGTGCGCGCCGCACGTGTCAGACGCCGTCGTCCTACCCCCAACCTAGCGGGCAGAGCAGGCCCGCACCACATCGGTATGACGTAGCGTCAGTCCTCGAGCATGTCCGGGGTGATGTTGGCCTCGGTCCCCTCGATCCCGAGCTCCTCGGCGCGCTTGTCGGCCATCGCCAGCAGCCGGCGGATCCGGCCTGCGACGGCGTCCTTGGTCATCGGCGGGTCCGCCAGCTGTCCGAGCTCCTCGAGGCTGGCCTGCTTGTGCTCCAGCCGCAGGGTGCCGGCGACCCGGAGGTGCTCGGGGACGTCGTCGCCGAGGATCTCCATCGCCCGCTCCACCCGCGCGCCGGCGGCCACGGCGGCCCGCGCCGAGCGGCGCAGGTTGGCGTCGTCGAAGTTGGCGAGCCGGTTCGCCGTGGCCCGCACCTCGCGCCGCATCCGCCGCTCCTCCCAGGCCAGGACGGCGTCGTGGGCCCCCAGCCGGGTCAGCATCGCCCCGATGGCGTCGCCGTCCCGGATCACCACGCGGTCCACGCCGCGCACCTCGCGGGCCTTGGCCTGGATGCCGAGCCGACGGGCGGCGCCGACCAGCGCCAGGGCCGCCTCCGGCCCCGGGCAGGTCACCTCGAGCGCCGAGGACCGTCCGGGCTCGGTGATCGACCCGTGCGCGATGAAGGCTCCGCGCCACGCGGCCTCCGAGTCGCAGACCGCGGCGCCCACCACGCGTGGCGGCAGCCCGCGGACGGGCCGGCCGCGGTGGTCGATGAGACCGGTCTGGCGGGCGAGGGACTCGCCGTCGGAGGTCGCGCGGACGACGTAGCGCGTCTGCTTGCGCAGGCCCCCGGGGCTCATGACCATCAGCTCGCTGCTGGAGCCGTAGACCTCGGCCATGAAGGTGCGCAGCCGACGGGCGCTCTGCGCGGTGTCCAGCTCCGCCTCGATGACGATGCGACCACCGACGATGTGCAGGCCACCGGCGAAGCGGAGCATGGTCGAGACCTCCGCCTTGCGGCAGCAGGTCCTGCTGACGGGGAGTCTGCTGAGCTCGTCCTTGACCTTCGCGGTCATCGCCACGGCAGTCATCCTCCTGGGTCGGGCAGTGGTGCTCCCCGGGGTCCAATCCCCCGAGGACCCCGGAAGGCTACCTTCTGGTAGCGGTGCGGCGCTCACAGCCCCTGCTCCGCCATGACGTCCCGGTAGGCCGCCGCGAGACGCAGGGTGTCGTGCACGCCCGGGCGGTTCGGCTTGCCGACCGTCGTGAGGACCAGGCTCGCGCCCAGGCCCTCCACCGCGGCCTCCAGCGCTGCTCCCTCGGCCTCGGTGCGGGCGACCTGCGGGTCGGCGATGACGTGGTCGAAGCTCAGGTCCGGCGCGTGCGCCGCGACCGCCGCGACGTGCTCGGCGAGGGTGTAGCCGCTGGCCTCGTCGTCGCTGAGGCTGACGTTGAGCGTGAGGATCCGGCGCGCGGGGGTCTCGCACAGCGCCTGCCGCAGCTCGGGGACGAGCAGGTGCGGCATGACGGAGGTGAACCAGGAGCCCGGCCCGAGGACGACGAGGTCGGCCAGCTTGATCGACTCCAGCGCCTCGGGGCAGGCGCGTGGCGCCTCCGGGATGAGCCGGATGGACCGGACCGTGCCGGGGTGCCGCGCCACCGTGGACTGGCCGCGAACGGTGCTGATGCCGCCCTCGCCGGTCGGTCCCGCGTCCTGCATCTCCGCCTCGATCTCCAGCGGCTCCAGCGCCATCGGCAGGACCCGCCCGCGGGTGTTGAGCAGCCGCCCCACGAGGTCGAGACCCCGCACCTGCTCCTGGGGCCGGAGGTCCCACAGCGCCATGATGAGCAGGTTGCCCAGGGCGTGACCGGACAGCTCCCCCTCGCCGCGGAAGCGGTGCTGCAGCACGGCCGACCACTGGTGACCCCACGCGGTGTCCTCGCAGAGCGCGGCCAGGGCCATGCGCAGGTCACCCGGCGGCAGGATGTCGAACTCCTGACGCAGCCTGCCGCTGGAGCCCCCGTCGTCGGCGACCGTGACGACCGCGGTGATCGCCTCGGTCAGGTGACGCAGCGCCTGCAACGAGGCGGCCAGCCCGTGCCCGCCGCCCAGCGCCACCACCCGGCGGCCGCTCACTCACGCCCCAGGTCGCGGTGGAAGGTCGAGATCTGCACGTCCTGCTCCTGCAGGTCGGCCAGCCGACGGGTCAGCTCCTCCGCGGTCGCCACCGAACGGTGCTTGCCGCCGGTGCAGCCCACGGCCACCGTGACGTAGCGGCGTCCCTCGGCGAGATAGCCCTGCACGGCGGTGCGCAGCAGGTGCTCCGCGTGCCGGATGTACTCCTGCGCCAGGTCCTGCCCGAGGACGAAGTCGCGCACCGGGGCGTCCCTGCCCGTGTGCGGGCGCAGCTCGGGGTTCCAGTACGGGTTGGGCAGGAACCGCAGGTCGAGGACGACGTCGGCGTCCAGGGGGATGCCGTACTTGAAGCCGAAGGCCATGATCGCCAGCCGCAGCCGCACGTCGGCGTCCCCGCCGAGCAGCGCGTCGATCTTGGCCGCCAGCTCGTGCACGTTGTAGTTGGAGGTGTCGAGGACGAGGTCCGCGTCCGACCGGATGTCGCCGAGCATGCGCCGCTCCCGGCGGATGCCGTCGAGGAGCAGCCCCTCCCCCTGCAGCGGGTGCGGGCGACGGACGGCCTCGAAGCGCCGCACCAGGGTCTCGTCGGAGGAGTCCACGAAGACCACCCGGGGGCGCCAGCCGCGCTCGCCGAGCGTCTGCAGCGCCCCGGCGAGCTCGTTGGTGAAGTCCCGGCTGCGCACGTCCGCGACGACGGCGACGCGTTGCCGCTGCGGGTCGTCGGCGGTGAGGTCCATCAACCGCACGATCATCGCCGGCGGCAGGTTGTCCACGACGTACCAGCCGCGGTCCTCCAGCACGTCACCGGCCGTCGTCCGACCCGCACCCGACATCCCGGTGAGGATGACGACGTCCGAGCGCCCGACCGCTCCGGGCGGGACCGGTGGCTGCTCCCCCAGGTCGATGCGCCGTCCGGTCACGTCCGTCCTCCCGTCCGTCATCTCCCGCTCCGTCCCGTTCGGCCGTCCGGGGCTCATTCCAGGACCTCTCCGGTGCTCAGGTTAACGGCCGGGGCGACACTCTCGCCCGCGAGCCGCTCGTGGACCACCGCCGCCAGGGACGGACCGACCCCGGGGACCTCCTGCAGCTGCTCGACGCTGGCCGCGCGGACCGCCTTCACCGAGCCGAGGTGACGCAGCAGCGCCTGCTGCCGGGCGGGGCCGAGCCCGGGTATGCCGTCGAGCGCGCTGCTGGTCATGCTGCGGGAGCGGCGTTGCCGGTGGAAGGTGTTGGCGAAGCGGTGCGCCTCGTCCCGCACCCGTTGCAGCAGGTAGAGGGCCTCGCTCGTCCGGGGCAGGACGACCGGGAACTCCTGATCAGCGCTCCAGACCTCCTCGAGCCGCTTGGCGAGCCCCACGACGTTGACGTCCGTGACACCGACCGCGCTCAGCGCCTCCTGCGCGGCCCGGACCTGGGGCAGACCACCGTCGACGACCACGAGGTTGGGAGGGTAGGCGAACTTGGCGGGGCGGCCGTCGTCGTCGCGCGGGGGGCGGCGCCTGCGACAGGTGCCGGAAGCGTCGGGTCAGCACCTCGTGCATCGCCGCCGTGTCGTCCCCGGTGCCCTCGCGCACGATGAAGCGGCGGTACTCGCCCTTGCGCGGCAGGCCGTCCTCGAAGACGACCATCGACCCGACGACGTCGCTGCCCTGGACGTGGCTGATGTCGAAGGACTCGATCCGCAGCGGGGCGTCGTCCAGCTCGAGGACCTCCTGCAGCTCCTGCAGTGCCTGCGAGCGCAGCGTCAGGTCGCCGGACCGGGCCACCTTGTGCCGGGCCAGCGCCTGCTGGGCGTTGCGCCCCACGGTCTCCATGAGGGTGCGCTTGTCGCCGCGGCGCGGCACCCGGACCGAGACGCGTGCGCCCCGCAGCCCGCCGAGCCAGGCGGCGACGTCCTCGACGCCCGACGGCAGCACGGGCACGAGGACCTCGCGGGGCACCTCGTCGCCGCGCTCGCCGCCGTAGACCTGCTGCAGCAGGTGCTCGACGATGTCCGGGAGGTCCTCGGCCCCCTTCTCGCTGACCCAGCCACGCTGCCCGCGGATCCGGCCACCCCGCACATGGAAGACCTGCACCGCGACCTCCAGCTCGTCGTCGGCAAGGGCATACACGTCTGCATCGGTGGCGTCCGGCAGCACGACCGCGGACCGCTCGAGCGCCCGGCGCAGGGCCCCGACGTCGTCCCGCAGCCGGGCGGCGGTCTCGAAGTCCAGCTCGGCCGAGGCCCGGCGCATCCGCTCCTCCAGGTCCTTGACGAAGCGAGCGCTGTCACCGGCCATGAAGGCGCTGAAGTCCTCGGCGATCTGCCGGTGCTCCTCGGCGTCGACCCGGCCGACGCACGGCGCCGAGCACTTGTCGATGTAGCCGAGCAGGCACGGGCGGCCGACCTGACCGGCCCGCCGGAAGACGCCGGCCGAGCAGGTGCGGACCGGGAAGACGCGGAGCAGGGTGTCCAGCGTCTCGCGGATGGCCCAGGCGTGCGTGTAGGGGCCGAAGTAGCGGGTCCCGGGTCGCTTGGTGCCGCGCATGACCTGGGCCCGGGGGAACTCCTCGCCCAGGGTGACGGCGAGGTAGGGGTAGGACTTGTCGTCGCGGTACTTGACGTTGAAGCGCGGGTCGAACTCCTTGATCCAGGAGTACTCGAGCTGGAGCGCCTCGACCTCGTTGCGCACGACGGTCCAGTCCACGCGGGCACCGGTCGTCACCATCTGCCGGGTCCGGGGGTGCAGCGCGGACAGGTCCTGGAAGTAGGACGTGAGCCGGGACCGCAGCGAGCGCGCCTTGCCCACGTAGATCACGCGGTCGTGCTGGTCCCGGAAGCGGTACACCCCGGGGTCGGTGGGGATCTCGCCGGGTCGGGGACGGTAGGACTGCGGGTCAGCCACGGATCCCGACAGCCCTCGGGAGTCGTCGTCTCACGCGGTGGACCTCCGGTCGAGCCCGAGCACGGGCGCGAGGAACCGGCCCGTATGGCTCGCCTCCACCTGGGCGACCTGCTCGGGGGTGCCCGCCGCCACCACCGTGCCCCCGCCCCGGCCGCCCTCCGGGCCCAGGTCGAGCACCCAGTCGGCGGACTTGATGACATCGAGGTTGTGCTCGATGACCAGCACCGTGTTGCCCTTGTCCACCAGCCCCTGGAGCACCCCCAGCAGACGCCGGATATCCTCGAAGTGCAGCCCGGTGGTCGGCTCGTCCAGGACGTAGATGGTGCGGCCGGTGGAACGCTTCTGCAGCTCGGCCGCCAGCTTGACGCGCTGCGCCTCACCCCCCGACAACGTCGTGGCGGGCTGCCCCAGACGCACGTAGCCCAGGCCGACCTGGACCAGGGTGGTCAGGTGCCGGGCGATGACCGGCACCGCGGAGAAGAACTCCGCCGCCTCCTCGATGGGCATGTCGAGCACGTCGGCGATGGTGCGCCCCTTGAAGTGCACCTCCAGCGTCTCCCGGTTGTAGCGCCGGCCGTGGCAGACCTCGCAGGGGACGTAGACGTCGGGCAGGAAGTTCATCTCGATCTTCAGCGTGCCGTCGCCCGAGCAGGCCTCGCAGCGGCCGCCCTTGACGTTGAAGGAGAAGCGTCCCGGTTGGTAGCCGCGCACCTTCGCCTCCGTGGTGGTGGCGAAGAGCCTGCGGATGTGGTCGAACAGGCCGGTGTAGGTCGCCGGGTTGCTGCGCGGGGTCCGACCGATGGGGCTCTGGTCGACGTGCACGACCTTGTCCAGCTGGTCCAGGCCCTCCACCTTGCGGTGCCGGCCGGGCACGTGCCGCGCGCCGTTGAGCTGGTTCGCCATGACGCGGTAGAGGATGTCGTTGACCAGCGTGGACTTGCCGGACCCGCTGACCCCGGTCACCGCGACGAGGTTGCCGAGAGGGAAGGCCACGTCGACCTGCTGCAGGTTGTGCTCGCGGGCGCCGCGGACCGTGACCGCGCGGCCGTCCTGCGGCCGACGCTCAGACGGCGTCTCGATGGCCTTGCGCCCGGAGAGGTACTGCCCGGTCAGCGAGGTGCGGTGGCTGAGCAGGTCCGCCACGCTGCCGCTGTGCACCACGTGCCCGCCGTGCTCGCCGGCGCCGGGACCGATGTCGACGACCCAGTCGGCGGTGGCGATGGTGTCCTCGTCGTGCTCGACGACGATGAGCGTGTTGCCCAGGTCCCGCAGCCGGGTGAGGGTCTCGATGAGACGCCGGTTGTCCCGCTGGTGCAGGCCGATGCTGGGCTCGTCGAGGACGTAGAGCACGCCGACCAGCCCGGAGCCGATCTGGGTCGCGAGGCGGATCCGCTGCGCCTCACCCCCGGAGAGGGTACCCGCCGGGCGGTCCAGGGAGAGGTAGTCGAGCCCGACGTCGAGCAGGAAGCCGAGCCGGGCGTCGATCTCCCGGCTCACCTGACCGGCGATCGCGGCCTCGCGCTCGGTGTAGTCGACCGAGGCGAGGAACTCGGCGCACTGGTCGATCGGCAGCGCGCACACCTCGGCGATGCTGCGGCCGCCGACCAGGACGGCCAGGATCTCCGGCTTGAGCCGGGCCCCCTTGCAGGCCGGGCAGGGGACCTCGCGCATGAAGCCCTCGTAGCGCTCACGGCTGCTCTCGGACTCGGTCTCGGCGTGCTTGCGCTTGACGTAGGGCAGGACCCCCTCGAAGCCGGTGGAGTAGCTGCGCTCCCGGCCGAAGCGGTTCTTGTAGCGGACGTGCACCTTGTGCTTGTAGCCCTCCAGGATGGCGTCGCGCGCGCGTCCGGGCAGCTGCTTCCACGGCACGTCCAGCCGGAAACCGAGGTCGTCGGACAGCCCGCCGAGCACCCGCAGGAAGTAGTCGCTCAGCCCGGAGGCGGTCGACCAGGGCACCAGGGCGCCGCCCAGGATGCTGAGGTCCTCGCGGACCACGAGCTCGGGGTCCACCTCGAGCTCGACCCCGATGCCGGTGCACTCCGAGCACGCGCCGAACGGGCTGTTGAAGGAGAACGAGCGCGGCTCGACCTCGTCGATCGACAGCGGGTGGTCGTTGGGGCACGCCATCCGTTCGGAGAAGCGCCGCTCCCGCGGCAGCGGCTCACCGGACTCGTCCACCGGGGCCTCGCGACCGCCCGCCGCGGCCTCCCCCGCGGTGGCCGGCGCGTCGACGAACTCGGCCACCATGATCCCGCCCGCCAGCGAGAGGGCGGTCTCCACCGAGTCGGTGAGACGCCGGGCGTAGGCGCGGTCCACGGTCGGTGCGTCCGAGCCGTCCTCGCCCTCCCCCACCTTGCTCACGAGCCGGTCCACGACGACCTCGATGCTGTGCTTCTTCTGCTTCTCCAGAGTGGGAGGGTCGCTGAGCGAGACGAGCTCGCCGTCCACCCGTGCGCGGGCGAAGCCCTTGGCCTGGAGCTCGGCGAAGAGGTCGACGAACTCACCCTTGCGGCCGCGGACGACCGGGGCCAGCAGTTGGTAGCGCACGCCCGGCGGCAGCTGGAGCAGCCGGTCGACCACCTGCTGCGGCGTCTGTCGCTCGACCGGCTCGCCGCACACCGGGCAGTGCGGTCGCCCCACCCGGGCATACAGCAGCCGCAGGTAGTCGTAGACCTCCGTGATGGTGCCCACGGTGGACCGCGGGTTGCGGTTGGTCGACTTCTGGTCGATCGACACCGCCGGTGACAGCCCTTCGATGAAGTCCACGTCCGGCTTGTCCATCTGGCCGAGGAACATCCGGGCGTAGGCCGAGAGCGACTCCACGTAGCGCCGCTGACCCTCGGCGAAGATGGTGTCGAAGGCCAACGAGGACTTGCCCGATCCG encodes the following:
- the whiA gene encoding DNA-binding protein WhiA, with the translated sequence MAMTAKVKDELSRLPVSRTCCRKAEVSTMLRFAGGLHIVGGRIVIEAELDTAQSARRLRTFMAEVYGSSSELMVMSPGGLRKQTRYVVRATSDGESLARQTGLIDHRGRPVRGLPPRVVGAAVCDSEAAWRGAFIAHGSITEPGRSSALEVTCPGPEAALALVGAARRLGIQAKAREVRGVDRVVIRDGDAIGAMLTRLGAHDAVLAWEERRMRREVRATANRLANFDDANLRRSARAAVAAGARVERAMEILGDDVPEHLRVAGTLRLEHKQASLEELGQLADPPMTKDAVAGRIRRLLAMADKRAEELGIEGTEANITPDMLED
- the secG gene encoding preprotein translocase subunit SecG, giving the protein MEFVRWFLDALLVVTSCFLVLLILMHKGRGGGMSDMFGGGMSSSLGGSSVAERNLNRITVAMALVWVSVIVGLGVLVRFS
- a CDS encoding RNA polymerase-binding protein RbpA, which encodes MVNTNAIRGSRVGSGPMGESERGDAAPRVRVSFWCANGHETRPSFAQDGEVEVPDVWDCPRCGLPAGQDRATPPEAPRIEPYKTHMAYVKERRSDSDGAALLDEALTRMRERGVGGGR
- a CDS encoding phosphoglycerate kinase; this translates as MRTIDQLSDDLGGLAGRTVLVRSDLNVPLDGQEITDDGRVRASVPTIERLAREGARVVVCAHLGRPKGAPEAKYSLAPVATRLDELLDDDITVSFVEETVGDRATAAVEALGDGDVLVLENLRFNPGETAKTDEERADFAQALAGLADGFVSDGFGVVHRAQASVYDVPRLLPHAAGGLVVSEVEVMRTLREDPRRPYAVILGGAKVSDKLGVIESLIAVADRLLIGGGMVFTFLKAQGHEVGTSLLEEDQVETVKGYLETAAERGVEIVLPTDVVVADSFSADAAHEVVPADAMPADRMGLDIGPDSEELFVGRLADAQTIFWNGPMGAFEMAPFASGTKAVAQALVDRTSAGALTVVGGGDSAAAVRDFGHTEDDFGHISTGGGASLEYLEGKDLPGLSVLED
- a CDS encoding glucose-6-phosphate dehydrogenase assembly protein OpcA, with product MILDLPSSSAADVAKNLVRLRNQVGAMAMGRVLTLLVVVDEELAEEAVDVASEATRQHPARILVVVSANARGRGRLDAQIRVGGDAGASEIVVLRLYGDLTRHGSSVVTPLLLPDSPVVAWWPGDAPADVAGDPLGQMAHRRITDAAAAGSATGTQLRRRTKHYRPGDTDLTWTRITRWRALLAASLESEPFEPVQRAVVAGEPDCPSCDLLAGWLASSLRCSVERVRTPVGSGVQSVRLERTAGPVDLVRLDDSGDTATLSMVGSQPRLVALHTPSVPGALTAELRRLDADEVYARSLCDGLPRVRRGGTRSAAARAGDSPAGPARVDRSGSARLGSRSLQKADEPADGADSAAVEEAVQEGLAETEETGSG
- the gap gene encoding type I glyceraldehyde-3-phosphate dehydrogenase, coding for MTVRVGINGFGRIGRNFMRAVLASRADVEIVGVNDLTDNATLAHLLKYDSILGRLDVEVTSSEDEISVDGKAFKAFAEKDPAALPWGDLGADVVVESTGIFTDATTAKAHLDAGAKKVIISAPAKNEDITIVMGVNEKDYDPASHDIISNASCTTNCLAPMAKVLNDEFGIVKGLMTTIHAYTADQNLQDGPHKDLRRARAAALNIVPTKTGAAQAVALVLPELKGKFDGYALRVPVPTGSATDLTFQASREVTVEEVNAALKKAADGELKGILTYTEDPIVSKDIETDPASCIFDSGLTKVIGDQVKVVGWYDNEWGYSNRLVDLVALVGSSL
- the tpiA gene encoding triose-phosphate isomerase, which encodes MSARTPLMAGNWKMNLDHLQATHHVQKLDWTLRDGRHDHAAVEVVVLPPFTDLRSVQTLVQGDQLALGYGGQDLSPHDEGAYTGDISGAFLAKLGCTYVVVGHSERREGHAESDELVGSKVRAALRHGLTPILCVGEALEVRQAGTHVEHVVGQLRAALADLDAEQVSRTVVAYEPVWAIGTGEVATPDDAQEVCAAVRETVAELVGRSVADGVRVLYGGSVKPGNVAEIMARPDIDGALVGGASLSVDDFASICRYQQHAGAGG